One Desulfurella sp. genomic region harbors:
- a CDS encoding shikimate kinase, with protein MNLILIGFMGSGKTTVGKVLSRELNWKFADTDEIIEKKIKMPIKKIFSLYGEYFFRKLERNILLNINIKEPFILSTGGGMPCFKDNIDIMKKKGIVIYLKAPKSRLFKIDKKNRPLFKKAKILINKRKYCYQKADYIIENYKIDSCIKQLKQLVR; from the coding sequence ATGAATTTAATTTTAATTGGTTTCATGGGAAGCGGGAAAACTACCGTTGGCAAAGTACTTTCAAGGGAACTAAATTGGAAATTTGCAGATACAGATGAAATTATTGAAAAAAAAATAAAAATGCCCATAAAAAAAATCTTTTCACTTTATGGAGAATATTTTTTTAGAAAACTAGAACGCAATATTCTATTAAATATTAATATAAAAGAACCATTTATCCTCTCAACAGGCGGCGGAATGCCCTGTTTTAAAGATAATATTGATATAATGAAAAAAAAAGGTATTGTTATTTATTTAAAAGCTCCAAAAAGCCGTTTGTTTAAAATTGATAAAAAAAACAGACCACTTTTTAAAAAAGCTAAAATACTTATAAATAAAAGGAAATACTGTTATCAAAAGGCTGATTACATAATAGAAAACTATAAAATTGATTCGTGTATTAAACAGTTAAAACAACTTGTGAGGTGA
- the dnaE gene encoding DNA polymerase III subunit alpha — protein sequence MAFVHLHNHSEYSLLDGATKINAMIEKAKSDNQEYVSLTDHGNMFGALDFYKTCTKNNVKPIIGFEAYLVPDRFDKSNKSNFHLTLLAKNNEGYQNLLKLSTFSYTEGFYYKPRIDKELLRQYSNGIIAGSACLHGEINYYLLNNDYDSAKKACLEYQEIFGKDNFFIEIMRHDLPEQAQIEPLLLRLANEINAPIVATNDCHYLNKTDAKAQDALLCIQTNRLISEEDRMKMRTQEFYFKTQEEMYEKFKDLKEAPDNSYLIAKNCSIDLELGKLIYPVFSESMQKDNEMLEKLTKEGLEKRIKNFDLENQKDIYYARLEYELNVIKQMHFSGYFLIVWDFINYAKSHSIPVGPGRGSAAGSLVSYSLGITDIDPLKYGLLFERFLNPERISMPDVDVDFCVVRRDEVINYVQNKYGQYNVAQVATFGTMLSKAVIRDVARVMGFSYASADKIAKLIPTNSTLNEAINQVDQLKKMIQEDKQIQELFDLSKTLEGLKRHASKHAAGVVISQEPIYNRCPLYKPAGEDVIIAQFSKEHLEDVGLIKFDFLGLRNLTVIDFAVKLIKKYENENFDLLNIPTNDKEVFKLLSSGATLGVFQLESSGMQKLISELKPTVFEDLIALVALYRPGPLGSGMVKDFIERKHGISKVEYPLPQLEPILKETYGIILYQEQVMQIANVLAGYTLAEADILRKSMGKKDKEKMAQQRSVFVERCVKNGIDEKKAESIFDLMEYFAGYGFNKSHSAAYAYIAYQTAYLKTHYPAYFMCALLTSEANNTDKVAIYIDECNRLNIPILPPDINESYTNFTVVSQKDSNKKAIRFGLSAIKNVGDAAIESIIEERKKGPFKDLSDFLDRVNQRKVNKKVVESLIKSGCFDFVDKNRNQLLLQAENPKKSSTDLFGMDNTVSLQPQITTTQEEITKYEKELLGVFISHNPLKKYESIIKLLDINYISQLDTLNDESEIKLIGVVSSLKEIHTKNKQTMAFVNFSDLHGSIEIVVFPNLYDQLKQLNSIEPILIIGKLEKNEEKTSITAKQIIPMQEILKQISKITIVIDSNMNHAESVLKDIKQLTNAKSGNAQLFICLKKPQSKQTLFKTKSSLKCDFELLEYLKKYDIGIKLELAS from the coding sequence ATGGCATTTGTGCATTTACATAACCACTCAGAATATAGCTTGCTTGATGGTGCAACAAAAATTAATGCAATGATAGAAAAAGCAAAAAGTGACAACCAAGAGTACGTTTCCCTAACAGATCATGGAAATATGTTTGGAGCGCTTGATTTTTATAAAACCTGCACAAAAAATAACGTAAAGCCTATAATCGGATTTGAAGCATACCTAGTACCAGATAGGTTTGATAAATCAAATAAAAGTAATTTTCATTTGACACTCCTAGCAAAAAACAATGAAGGCTACCAAAATTTGCTAAAATTATCTACATTTTCTTATACCGAAGGTTTCTACTATAAGCCCAGAATAGACAAAGAGCTTTTAAGACAATACTCAAATGGTATAATAGCAGGAAGCGCTTGTTTGCACGGTGAGATCAATTATTATCTTTTAAATAATGACTATGATTCGGCAAAAAAAGCTTGCCTTGAATATCAGGAGATTTTTGGTAAAGATAACTTTTTTATAGAGATTATGAGACACGATTTGCCAGAACAAGCTCAGATAGAGCCACTGCTACTTAGACTTGCTAATGAAATTAACGCTCCAATAGTTGCCACAAATGATTGTCACTATTTAAACAAAACAGATGCAAAAGCCCAGGATGCACTGCTTTGCATTCAGACAAACAGGCTCATAAGCGAAGAAGATAGGATGAAAATGAGAACGCAGGAATTCTACTTCAAAACACAAGAAGAAATGTATGAGAAATTTAAAGACTTAAAAGAAGCACCAGATAATAGCTACCTTATAGCAAAAAATTGCTCAATTGATCTTGAGCTTGGAAAATTAATATATCCAGTTTTTTCTGAAAGTATGCAAAAAGACAATGAGATGCTTGAAAAACTTACAAAAGAAGGTCTTGAAAAACGCATAAAAAATTTTGATCTTGAAAACCAAAAGGATATTTATTATGCACGTCTTGAGTATGAATTAAATGTAATCAAACAAATGCATTTTAGTGGTTACTTCTTAATCGTTTGGGATTTTATAAATTATGCTAAAAGTCACTCTATACCTGTTGGGCCCGGAAGAGGCTCAGCAGCTGGAAGCCTTGTTTCTTATAGTCTTGGGATAACTGATATAGATCCCCTAAAGTATGGTTTGCTATTTGAAAGATTTTTAAACCCAGAGCGAATATCTATGCCTGATGTTGATGTAGACTTTTGTGTTGTGCGAAGAGATGAAGTCATAAATTACGTTCAAAACAAATACGGTCAGTACAATGTGGCCCAGGTTGCAACATTTGGTACGATGCTTTCAAAAGCCGTAATTAGAGATGTAGCAAGAGTTATGGGCTTTAGTTATGCAAGCGCTGATAAAATTGCCAAACTTATACCAACAAATTCAACGCTTAATGAAGCTATAAATCAAGTCGATCAATTAAAAAAGATGATTCAAGAAGATAAGCAAATACAAGAATTGTTTGATTTATCAAAAACCCTTGAAGGCTTAAAGCGTCATGCATCAAAACATGCAGCAGGTGTGGTTATTTCTCAAGAACCAATATACAATAGATGCCCTCTGTATAAACCAGCCGGCGAAGATGTCATAATTGCACAGTTTTCCAAAGAACATTTAGAAGATGTTGGTCTGATAAAATTTGACTTTTTGGGTTTAAGAAATCTTACCGTTATAGATTTTGCGGTTAAACTGATAAAAAAATACGAAAACGAAAACTTTGATTTACTAAACATACCCACAAACGATAAAGAAGTTTTCAAACTGCTTAGTAGCGGTGCCACGCTTGGTGTGTTCCAGCTTGAAAGCTCTGGTATGCAAAAATTGATAAGCGAACTTAAACCCACCGTTTTTGAAGATTTAATAGCTTTGGTTGCTCTTTATAGACCAGGACCACTTGGCAGCGGTATGGTAAAGGATTTTATTGAAAGAAAACATGGTATCTCTAAAGTAGAATACCCCTTGCCACAATTAGAGCCTATTTTAAAGGAAACCTATGGCATAATATTATACCAAGAGCAAGTCATGCAAATTGCTAATGTTTTGGCAGGATATACTCTTGCAGAAGCTGATATCTTGCGCAAAAGCATGGGTAAAAAAGATAAAGAAAAAATGGCTCAACAAAGAAGCGTATTTGTAGAACGTTGCGTCAAAAATGGTATTGATGAAAAAAAAGCCGAAAGTATTTTTGATCTAATGGAGTATTTTGCCGGGTATGGGTTTAACAAATCACACTCTGCTGCTTACGCCTATATTGCCTATCAAACTGCTTATCTAAAAACACACTACCCTGCTTACTTTATGTGTGCTTTACTTACAAGTGAAGCAAACAATACAGACAAAGTTGCAATCTATATTGATGAATGCAATAGGCTAAATATACCGATTTTGCCACCAGATATAAATGAAAGCTATACTAATTTTACTGTTGTTTCTCAAAAAGATTCAAATAAAAAAGCTATAAGATTTGGCCTTTCAGCTATAAAAAACGTTGGAGACGCAGCCATCGAAAGCATAATTGAAGAAAGAAAAAAAGGTCCTTTTAAAGATTTATCCGATTTTTTAGATCGCGTAAATCAAAGAAAAGTAAACAAAAAAGTTGTAGAAAGTCTTATTAAAAGTGGCTGTTTCGATTTTGTCGATAAAAATAGAAACCAATTACTTCTACAGGCAGAAAACCCAAAAAAATCTTCGACTGACTTGTTTGGGATGGATAATACCGTTAGTTTACAACCACAAATTACAACAACACAAGAAGAAATCACAAAGTATGAAAAAGAGCTATTGGGTGTATTTATAAGTCACAATCCACTTAAAAAATATGAAAGTATAATTAAATTGCTTGATATAAACTACATTTCACAATTAGACACTTTAAATGATGAATCAGAAATCAAACTTATAGGTGTTGTTTCAAGTTTAAAAGAAATCCATACAAAAAATAAACAAACAATGGCTTTTGTTAATTTTTCAGATTTACATGGTAGCATTGAAATTGTAGTATTTCCAAACTTATATGATCAGCTTAAACAATTAAACAGTATTGAACCTATTTTGATTATTGGAAAACTTGAAAAAAATGAAGAAAAAACATCAATTACAGCCAAACAGATCATTCCCATGCAAGAAATACTAAAGCAGATTTCAAAAATTACCATCGTAATTGATTCAAATATGAATCACGCAGAATCTGTACTCAAAGATATTAAACAATTAACAAATGCTAAATCAGGCAATGCTCAATTGTTTATCTGTTTAAAAAAACCACAATCAAAACAAACTCTGTTTAAAACAAAATCAAGTTTAAAATGCGATTTTGAATTACTGGAATATCTTAAAAAATACGATATAGGTATAAAATTAGAGTTGGCTTCATGA
- the aroC gene encoding chorismate synthase, which produces MINYLDAGESHGNCLCAIIDGLPAGLSIDVEFINNLLSLRQSGYGRGGRQKIEKDKIEILSGVRFGQTTGSPITLKIANNDYKNWQDIMAPFAPYTNQKQVTKPRPGHVDLVGYLKYDRNDMRDCLERSSARQTAIRVAVGAICELCLKEVGVNFYNFVSAIGNVKANIDYSNVDEIKNNLDNELLCPDKNALVEMKKIIDYASQNGDSLGGVAEVIVEGVVAGIGSYKWDKKLDARIALAVMSVQAIKAVSIGEGVENAFKYSSQVQDEIYYDSQAQTYRRYTNRLGGIEGGISNGENIIVKGYMKPIPTTRKGLKSVDVKTKEAQLSAYERSDVCATSAASVVIRSAIAFEILNAYMEKFGGDCMSEFKTNVNNYKEYLKTK; this is translated from the coding sequence ATGATTAATTATCTTGATGCGGGCGAGTCGCATGGAAATTGTTTATGTGCTATTATAGATGGTCTCCCAGCAGGCTTAAGCATTGATGTAGAGTTTATTAATAATTTGCTTAGTTTAAGACAAAGTGGGTATGGCAGAGGAGGTAGGCAAAAAATTGAAAAAGATAAAATCGAGATCTTAAGCGGTGTGCGTTTTGGTCAGACAACAGGAAGTCCAATCACACTAAAAATAGCTAACAACGATTATAAAAACTGGCAAGATATAATGGCGCCTTTTGCTCCTTATACAAACCAAAAACAAGTCACAAAGCCAAGGCCCGGTCATGTTGATTTAGTAGGATATTTAAAGTATGACAGAAACGACATGAGAGACTGCTTAGAACGTTCAAGTGCAAGACAAACCGCCATTAGGGTAGCTGTTGGGGCAATTTGCGAGTTATGTTTAAAAGAAGTAGGTGTCAACTTTTACAATTTTGTAAGTGCCATTGGTAATGTAAAAGCTAACATTGACTATTCGAATGTAGATGAAATTAAAAACAACTTAGACAATGAATTGCTCTGTCCAGACAAAAATGCATTGGTTGAAATGAAAAAAATTATTGATTATGCATCACAAAATGGTGACAGCCTGGGAGGCGTTGCTGAAGTTATTGTGGAAGGTGTAGTTGCTGGAATCGGCTCTTATAAATGGGACAAAAAACTTGATGCAAGGATTGCTTTAGCTGTTATGAGTGTGCAGGCCATCAAAGCGGTTAGTATCGGTGAAGGAGTCGAAAACGCATTTAAATACTCAAGCCAAGTGCAAGATGAAATATATTATGATAGCCAAGCTCAAACCTACAGACGTTATACAAATCGCCTTGGTGGAATTGAAGGCGGTATATCAAATGGGGAAAATATTATTGTCAAAGGATATATGAAACCAATTCCAACCACGCGCAAAGGCTTAAAAAGCGTGGATGTAAAAACAAAAGAAGCTCAATTATCAGCTTATGAACGCTCAGATGTTTGTGCAACAAGTGCGGCAAGTGTGGTAATAAGATCAGCAATTGCTTTTGAAATATTAAATGCATATATGGAAAAATTTGGAGGCGATTGCATGAGCGAATTTAAAACCAATGTGAATAATTATAAAGAGTATTTAAAAACAAAATGA